Proteins from one Mixophyes fleayi isolate aMixFle1 chromosome 9, aMixFle1.hap1, whole genome shotgun sequence genomic window:
- the POLR1G gene encoding DNA-directed RNA polymerase I subunit RPA34: MESAGEKCSFRCPLNFEPVAECKGSVSSEPDTEVWLIKAPADFTPESFNSHRLPLSGYKMQKIKVDGSKRFYHVMSSPCSNNPFRALLCPPESSEDSFVCAPQFRGIITLAEAHGDHTELHCVPDRPPLIIPEGLKQRYRPFGAIAPLVSPENAGHSQLSGSSKKKKKAKKRRREEAQLTNP; encoded by the exons ATGGAGAGTGCGG GAGAGAAGTGCAGTTTTCGGTGCCCTTTGAACTTTGAACCTGTGGCCGAATGTAAGGGGTCGGTGAGCTCCGAGCCCGATACAGAAGTCTGGCTTATCAAGGCACCGGCAGATTTTACTCCAGAGAG CTTCAACTCTCACCGACTCCCACTGTCCGGCTACAAGATGCAGAAGATCAAAGTTGACGGTTCAAAGAGATTTTACCATGTTATGTCGTCTCCCTGCAGTAATAATCCATTCCGGGCGTTACTCTGCCCTCCAGAATCCTCAGAGGACAGCTTTGTCTGTGCCCCACAGTTCCGGGGCATCATCACTCTGGCAGAGGCCCATGGAGATCACACAGAACTTCACTGCGTTCCAGATCGCCCTCCCCTAATCATTCCTGAGGGACTAAAACAGAGATATCGCCCATTTGGTGCTATCGCCCCCCTCGTCTCCCCAGAGAATGCGGGACACTCGCAGTTATCCGGTAGTagcaagaagaaaaagaaagcaaaaaagcgCAGGCGCGAGGAAGCGCAGCTTACAAACCCGTAA
- the LOC142101757 gene encoding uncharacterized protein LOC142101757 isoform X1 has product MIKRRERGTVQRRGHSTQYGGVRVTQGYRDRTKATEERERRQLVGWIGNIPYKDAKVAEGTLHCKKIPTDEAGKDFTDMKSPHPETGPTNPEEEGKHSEPETQPSGKHQKRSEKDSGYSDFTDMKSPHPETGPTNPEEEGKHSEPETQPSRNHQKRSEKDSGYSGSSSESISSEEIPPLPTASEPDNTQSAPQAQTAYTTIYILQNVVLKQPQIVLQTPACCHRKRTSPASYLPILRSYPRIAPRLDPPSTSQNATAISPAAPVCTPASPNLLELSLRSLALLRRTQETERSIRQLKAHAILYERALHGEEGGWERLHRAMESSGSYGNIPPLTGTDGNSQAEEPASIAVTSLHGSVTSSPSDVTSLDGSDPSLDGSNPSLDGSDPSLDGSDPSLDGSDPSLDGSDTSLDGSDTSLDGTTVLSDDFIPSPGNADTQEEAMTFSGKSMKSPEAIISAGGKVSTL; this is encoded by the exons ATGATAAAGAGGAGGGAACGTGGGACGGTACAGAGGAGGGGCCACAGTACACAGTACGGAGGTGTGAGAGTAACACAGGGATACAGGGATAGAACGAAGgcgacagaggagagggagagacgccAG CTGGTAGGATGGATTGGCAATATTCCTTATAAGGATGCGAAGGTGGCAGAAGGAACACTTCATTGTAAGAAAATACCCACTGACGAAGCTGGAAAAG ACTTTACAGACATGAAATCTCCCCATCCCGAGACGGGACCCACAAATCCAGAGGAGGAAGGAAAACACAGTGAGCCTGAGACACAACCCAGCGGGAAACATCAGAAGCGTAGTGAAAAGGATTCTGGGTATTCAG ATTTTACAGACATGAAATCTCCCCATCCCGAGACGGGACCCACAAATCCAGAGGAGGAAGGAAAACACAGTGAGCCTGAGACACAACCCAGCAGGAACCATCAGAAGCGTAGTGAAAAGGATTCTGGGTATTCAG GCAGCAGTTCAGAGAGCATCAGCTCTGAGGAAATCCCACCTTTACCAACCGCCAGCGAGCCAGACAACACGCAGAGCGCGCCTCAAGCACAGACGGCTTATACTACTATATACATCCTGCAAAATGTGGTACTGAAACAG CCTCAGATCGTTCTCCAGACTCCTGCTTGTTGCCATCGGAAACGAACATCTCCAGCATCCTATCTTCCCATCTTACGCTCTTATCCCCGGATTGCTCCCCGTCTCGACCCTCCGTCCACATCTCAAAATGCAACTGCCATAAGTCCCGCTGCCCCCGTTTGTACACCAGCTTCTCCCAATCTTCTGGAGCTCTCTCTCCGCTCTCTGGCATTGCTGCGCCGGACTCAGGAGACGGAGCGCTCCATTCGCCAGTTAAAGGCACACGCTATACTATATGAACGAGCGCTACACGGTGAGGAGGGAGGCTGGGAGCGGCTGCACAGAGCAATGGAAAGCAGTGGAAGTTACGGTAACATTCCGCCCTTAACTGGCACAGACGGGAATTCTCAAGCAGAAGAACCGGCATCGATTGCCGTGACCTCACTGCATGGCAGTGTGACCTCATCGCCTAGCGATGTGACATCACTGGATGGCAGCGACCCCTCACTGGATGGCAGCAACCCCTCACTGGATGGCAGCGACCCCTCACTGGATGGTAGCGACCCCTCACTGGATGGCAGCGACCCCTCACTGGATGGCAGCGACACCTCACTGGATGGCAGCGACACCTCACTGGATGGCACTACAGTACTGTCGGATGACTTCATACCTTCACCAGGAAATGCAGACACACAAGAAGAGGCGATGACATTTTCAGGGAAATCCATGAAGTCACCAGAGGCCATAATATCAGCAGGTGGGAAAGTCAGCACTTTATGA
- the LOC142101757 gene encoding uncharacterized protein LOC142101757 isoform X2, translating to MIKRRERGTVQRRGHSTQYGGVRVTQGYRDRTKATEERERRQLVGWIGNIPYKDAKVAEGTLHCKKIPTDEAGKDFTDMKSPHPETGPTNPEEEGKHSEPETQPSGKHQKRSEKDSGYSGSSSESISSEEIPPLPTASEPDNTQSAPQAQTAYTTIYILQNVVLKQPQIVLQTPACCHRKRTSPASYLPILRSYPRIAPRLDPPSTSQNATAISPAAPVCTPASPNLLELSLRSLALLRRTQETERSIRQLKAHAILYERALHGEEGGWERLHRAMESSGSYGNIPPLTGTDGNSQAEEPASIAVTSLHGSVTSSPSDVTSLDGSDPSLDGSNPSLDGSDPSLDGSDPSLDGSDPSLDGSDTSLDGSDTSLDGTTVLSDDFIPSPGNADTQEEAMTFSGKSMKSPEAIISAGGKVSTL from the exons ATGATAAAGAGGAGGGAACGTGGGACGGTACAGAGGAGGGGCCACAGTACACAGTACGGAGGTGTGAGAGTAACACAGGGATACAGGGATAGAACGAAGgcgacagaggagagggagagacgccAG CTGGTAGGATGGATTGGCAATATTCCTTATAAGGATGCGAAGGTGGCAGAAGGAACACTTCATTGTAAGAAAATACCCACTGACGAAGCTGGAAAAG ACTTTACAGACATGAAATCTCCCCATCCCGAGACGGGACCCACAAATCCAGAGGAGGAAGGAAAACACAGTGAGCCTGAGACACAACCCAGCGGGAAACATCAGAAGCGTAGTGAAAAGGATTCTGGGTATTCAG GCAGCAGTTCAGAGAGCATCAGCTCTGAGGAAATCCCACCTTTACCAACCGCCAGCGAGCCAGACAACACGCAGAGCGCGCCTCAAGCACAGACGGCTTATACTACTATATACATCCTGCAAAATGTGGTACTGAAACAG CCTCAGATCGTTCTCCAGACTCCTGCTTGTTGCCATCGGAAACGAACATCTCCAGCATCCTATCTTCCCATCTTACGCTCTTATCCCCGGATTGCTCCCCGTCTCGACCCTCCGTCCACATCTCAAAATGCAACTGCCATAAGTCCCGCTGCCCCCGTTTGTACACCAGCTTCTCCCAATCTTCTGGAGCTCTCTCTCCGCTCTCTGGCATTGCTGCGCCGGACTCAGGAGACGGAGCGCTCCATTCGCCAGTTAAAGGCACACGCTATACTATATGAACGAGCGCTACACGGTGAGGAGGGAGGCTGGGAGCGGCTGCACAGAGCAATGGAAAGCAGTGGAAGTTACGGTAACATTCCGCCCTTAACTGGCACAGACGGGAATTCTCAAGCAGAAGAACCGGCATCGATTGCCGTGACCTCACTGCATGGCAGTGTGACCTCATCGCCTAGCGATGTGACATCACTGGATGGCAGCGACCCCTCACTGGATGGCAGCAACCCCTCACTGGATGGCAGCGACCCCTCACTGGATGGTAGCGACCCCTCACTGGATGGCAGCGACCCCTCACTGGATGGCAGCGACACCTCACTGGATGGCAGCGACACCTCACTGGATGGCACTACAGTACTGTCGGATGACTTCATACCTTCACCAGGAAATGCAGACACACAAGAAGAGGCGATGACATTTTCAGGGAAATCCATGAAGTCACCAGAGGCCATAATATCAGCAGGTGGGAAAGTCAGCACTTTATGA
- the LOC142101757 gene encoding uncharacterized protein LOC142101757 isoform X3, protein MKSPHPETGPTNPEEEGKHSEPETQPSGKHQKRSEKDSGYSDFTDMKSPHPETGPTNPEEEGKHSEPETQPSRNHQKRSEKDSGYSGSSSESISSEEIPPLPTASEPDNTQSAPQAQTAYTTIYILQNVVLKQPQIVLQTPACCHRKRTSPASYLPILRSYPRIAPRLDPPSTSQNATAISPAAPVCTPASPNLLELSLRSLALLRRTQETERSIRQLKAHAILYERALHGEEGGWERLHRAMESSGSYGNIPPLTGTDGNSQAEEPASIAVTSLHGSVTSSPSDVTSLDGSDPSLDGSNPSLDGSDPSLDGSDPSLDGSDPSLDGSDTSLDGSDTSLDGTTVLSDDFIPSPGNADTQEEAMTFSGKSMKSPEAIISAGGKVSTL, encoded by the exons ATGAAATCTCCCCATCCCGAGACGGGACCCACAAATCCAGAGGAGGAAGGAAAACACAGTGAGCCTGAGACACAACCCAGCGGGAAACATCAGAAGCGTAGTGAAAAGGATTCTGGGTATTCAG ATTTTACAGACATGAAATCTCCCCATCCCGAGACGGGACCCACAAATCCAGAGGAGGAAGGAAAACACAGTGAGCCTGAGACACAACCCAGCAGGAACCATCAGAAGCGTAGTGAAAAGGATTCTGGGTATTCAG GCAGCAGTTCAGAGAGCATCAGCTCTGAGGAAATCCCACCTTTACCAACCGCCAGCGAGCCAGACAACACGCAGAGCGCGCCTCAAGCACAGACGGCTTATACTACTATATACATCCTGCAAAATGTGGTACTGAAACAG CCTCAGATCGTTCTCCAGACTCCTGCTTGTTGCCATCGGAAACGAACATCTCCAGCATCCTATCTTCCCATCTTACGCTCTTATCCCCGGATTGCTCCCCGTCTCGACCCTCCGTCCACATCTCAAAATGCAACTGCCATAAGTCCCGCTGCCCCCGTTTGTACACCAGCTTCTCCCAATCTTCTGGAGCTCTCTCTCCGCTCTCTGGCATTGCTGCGCCGGACTCAGGAGACGGAGCGCTCCATTCGCCAGTTAAAGGCACACGCTATACTATATGAACGAGCGCTACACGGTGAGGAGGGAGGCTGGGAGCGGCTGCACAGAGCAATGGAAAGCAGTGGAAGTTACGGTAACATTCCGCCCTTAACTGGCACAGACGGGAATTCTCAAGCAGAAGAACCGGCATCGATTGCCGTGACCTCACTGCATGGCAGTGTGACCTCATCGCCTAGCGATGTGACATCACTGGATGGCAGCGACCCCTCACTGGATGGCAGCAACCCCTCACTGGATGGCAGCGACCCCTCACTGGATGGTAGCGACCCCTCACTGGATGGCAGCGACCCCTCACTGGATGGCAGCGACACCTCACTGGATGGCAGCGACACCTCACTGGATGGCACTACAGTACTGTCGGATGACTTCATACCTTCACCAGGAAATGCAGACACACAAGAAGAGGCGATGACATTTTCAGGGAAATCCATGAAGTCACCAGAGGCCATAATATCAGCAGGTGGGAAAGTCAGCACTTTATGA